The following are from one region of the Natronocella acetinitrilica genome:
- the pyrE gene encoding orotate phosphoribosyltransferase — MHAYKYDFLRFALKRNVLRFGEFTLKSGRISPYFFNAGLFNTGASVAALGRYYAQSISTSGIGFDMLYGPAYKGIPLATATAIALSDEHHRDIPFAFNRKEAKDHGEGGVIVGAPLQGRVLIIDDVISAGTSVRESVDLIHGAGASLAGVAIALDRKERGSGNSSAVQQVESELGVPVIPIADLEDLIAWLEEMGDYQQELEAIRDYRGRYGA; from the coding sequence ATGCATGCTTACAAGTATGACTTCCTGCGCTTTGCCCTTAAGCGCAACGTGCTCCGGTTCGGCGAGTTCACGCTGAAATCGGGACGTATCAGCCCATATTTCTTCAATGCCGGCCTGTTCAACACCGGCGCCTCGGTGGCGGCGCTGGGGCGCTACTATGCCCAATCCATCAGTACGTCCGGTATTGGCTTCGACATGCTCTACGGCCCCGCCTACAAGGGCATACCACTGGCCACGGCGACAGCCATTGCCCTGTCCGACGAACACCATCGGGACATACCTTTTGCATTCAACCGCAAGGAAGCCAAGGATCACGGTGAGGGTGGCGTCATCGTCGGTGCCCCGCTACAGGGCCGCGTGCTCATCATCGATGACGTGATCTCGGCGGGAACCTCGGTCCGGGAATCGGTGGATCTCATCCATGGGGCCGGTGCCAGCCTGGCGGGGGTCGCCATCGCGCTGGACCGAAAGGAGCGTGGCAGCGGGAACAGTTCGGCGGTACAACAGGTCGAGAGTGAACTGGGCGTTCCGGTCATCCCCATTGCCGATCTGGAAGACCTCATCGCCTGGCTGGAGGAGATGGGAGACTATCAGCAAGAGCTTGAGGCCATACGCGACTATCGCGGCCGCTACGGCGCCTGA
- the argB gene encoding acetylglutamate kinase: MTDTPTDPALVAHVLTEALPYIRRFQGKTIVVKFGGNAMVDDALKHSFARDIVLMKLVGFNPVVVHGGGPQIGKLLARIGKESRFIEGMRVTDDETMDVVEMVLGGLVNKEIVQLINGQGGRAVGLTGKDGGLIRARKLVLPRREGQSPDEDLDIGQVGEVAHVDASVVDMLDSGEFIPVIAPIGVGDDGRSYNINADLVAGKLAEVLKAEKLILLTNTPGLLDSEGRLLTGLDASRVQDLINDGTIHGGMLPKIRCALEAVERGVRSAHIIDGRVTHAVLLELFTDSGVGTLIRGSEPS; encoded by the coding sequence ATGACCGATACACCGACCGACCCAGCCCTGGTCGCACATGTGCTGACCGAGGCACTTCCCTACATTCGTCGCTTCCAGGGCAAGACCATCGTGGTCAAGTTCGGCGGTAACGCCATGGTGGACGATGCGCTCAAGCACAGCTTTGCCCGCGACATCGTGCTGATGAAGCTGGTCGGCTTCAATCCTGTCGTAGTGCATGGCGGTGGCCCGCAGATCGGCAAGTTACTGGCCCGCATTGGCAAGGAAAGTCGTTTCATCGAAGGCATGCGGGTGACCGACGACGAGACCATGGATGTGGTTGAAATGGTGCTCGGTGGTCTGGTCAACAAGGAAATTGTCCAGCTCATCAACGGCCAGGGTGGTCGGGCCGTGGGTCTGACTGGGAAGGACGGCGGCCTGATACGGGCGCGCAAGCTGGTACTGCCACGCCGCGAAGGGCAGTCCCCGGACGAGGATCTGGATATCGGGCAGGTAGGCGAGGTTGCCCACGTGGATGCCTCGGTGGTGGATATGCTCGACAGCGGCGAGTTCATCCCCGTGATCGCGCCCATTGGCGTTGGTGACGATGGTCGCTCGTACAACATCAACGCTGATCTGGTGGCGGGTAAACTGGCCGAAGTGCTCAAGGCCGAAAAGCTCATCCTGCTGACCAACACACCGGGCCTGCTGGATTCGGAAGGTCGACTGCTGACGGGGCTGGACGCCAGCCGCGTTCAGGACCTGATCAACGACGGGACCATCCACGGTGGCATGTTACCGAAGATCCGCTGCGCCCTTGAGGCGGTGGAGCGCGGGGTGCGCTCGGCGCACATCATTGATGGCCGGGTAACTCACGCCGTGTTGCTGGAGCTGTTTACCGACAGTGGCGTTGGCACGCTTATTCGGGGTAGCGAGCCGAGCTGA
- a CDS encoding YdbL family protein: MNREVLIRPAMLVIASLALLLAACVTINVYFPAVAAERAADRIIQDVWRQESPPVEPESRLDELRPPLAMQLLEAVVGSAQAASPDLDVSSPAIRSLTASMEERHRSLRQHYESGAVGLTNDGQLALRDQGVIPLQERNRVRQLIADDNADRLALYRQIAVANGHPEWESDIRRTFSERWIANAPSGWYYQDARGNWQRK, translated from the coding sequence TTGAATAGGGAAGTCCTGATCCGTCCGGCGATGCTGGTCATCGCGTCTCTGGCCCTGCTGCTGGCGGCCTGTGTCACCATCAACGTCTATTTCCCAGCCGTTGCCGCCGAGCGTGCGGCGGACCGGATCATTCAGGATGTCTGGCGGCAGGAATCCCCTCCAGTGGAGCCGGAGTCCCGATTGGATGAGCTGCGGCCGCCATTGGCCATGCAGTTGCTTGAAGCTGTTGTGGGTTCGGCCCAGGCCGCCTCACCTGATCTCGATGTCAGCTCCCCGGCCATACGCAGCCTCACCGCGTCCATGGAAGAGCGTCATCGTAGCCTCCGGCAGCACTATGAGAGTGGTGCGGTGGGGCTCACCAACGACGGGCAGCTTGCCCTGCGTGATCAGGGAGTGATCCCGCTACAGGAGCGCAACCGGGTGCGGCAGCTGATTGCCGACGACAATGCGGACCGGCTGGCGCTGTACCGGCAGATCGCCGTGGCCAACGGCCACCCGGAATGGGAGAGCGATATCCGCCGGACGTTCTCCGAGCGCTGGATCGCCAACGCGCCGTCCGGATGGTATTACCAGGACGCCCGCGGCAACTGGCAGCGCAAGTAG
- the ppc gene encoding phosphoenolpyruvate carboxylase, with protein MTSPQTDQPLRDNIRQLGDLLGRVLMEQGGENVFRVVETIRNLAKEARSGSNESAARLDSTLTGLDDEHIMPVVRAFSQFLNLANICEQHHRVRRSRAWAADPQSAPLRGSLEEAFKRLTPHAQPEDLHSAVCNMQIGLVLTAHPTEVTRRSLLQKHNRIAELLDRQDRLDLTPEEREGIEEALKREVTAAWHTDEIRQRRPTPLDECRWGYAVVEQTLWDAVPRHARRLDRSLRRYTEKGLPLDVAPIRFGSWMGGDRDGNPRVTARVTREACLVARWMAASLYEREVTALIGELSLQCADDDLREQVGDAWEPYRVLLKRLRARLRLTMRWVEAQLEGRDPPEGEILLDVDALRKPLMDCYYSLHRSGAGVVADGRLLDLLRRVSCFGLTLMRIDIRQEAGRHTETLNAITESLGLGAYRDWSEDERQAFLVRELESRRPLMPRDFQPDDDVQEVLDTFSVIAEQGPASLGAYVISMASKPSDILAVELLQKEAGVQHYLRVVPLFETLADLEGAEGSMERLLQIDWYKNRIQGHQEVMIGYSDSGKDAGHLTAAWALYQTQEKLVACCRRNGVKLTLFHGRGGAIGRGGGPTHAAILSQPPGSVNGSIRVTEQGEVIQAKFGLPGIALRNLELYTTAVLEATLQPPPDPQQEWRRIMDQLSAEAVKAYRGMVRETEGFVPYFRAATPEQEIGGLTIGSRPAKRKASGGVESLRAIPWIFSWTQTRLLLPAWLGVGEALRMAHDTGLEGELRTMFKEWPFFRAFIDMVEMVLAKGDPDVARLYDQRLVPAELQPLGTSLRDRYRETLAAVLRVSEHERPLDDFPVVRRSVDVRNPYVDPLNRLQVELLHRVRHGREENLRKALQVCINGIAAGMRNTG; from the coding sequence ATGACCAGCCCGCAAACGGATCAGCCTCTCAGGGACAACATTCGCCAGCTGGGTGACCTGCTGGGCCGGGTACTCATGGAGCAGGGAGGTGAGAACGTCTTCCGTGTGGTGGAGACCATCCGCAACCTTGCCAAGGAGGCGCGCAGCGGAAGCAACGAATCCGCGGCGCGGCTGGACAGCACACTGACCGGCCTCGACGACGAACACATCATGCCGGTAGTTCGCGCCTTCTCGCAGTTCCTGAACCTGGCCAACATCTGTGAACAGCACCACCGCGTGCGCCGCAGTCGCGCATGGGCGGCAGATCCGCAATCAGCGCCACTACGCGGCTCGCTGGAAGAGGCCTTCAAGCGGCTGACCCCTCACGCCCAGCCAGAAGACCTGCACAGCGCCGTCTGCAACATGCAGATCGGCCTGGTCCTGACCGCACACCCCACCGAGGTGACCCGCCGCAGCCTGCTGCAAAAGCATAACCGGATCGCCGAATTGCTGGACCGCCAGGACCGTCTGGACCTGACGCCGGAAGAACGCGAGGGCATCGAGGAAGCTCTGAAGCGGGAGGTGACCGCGGCTTGGCATACCGACGAGATTCGCCAGCGCAGGCCGACGCCCCTTGACGAGTGCCGCTGGGGCTACGCCGTGGTGGAGCAGACCTTGTGGGATGCGGTGCCCCGCCACGCACGGCGGCTGGATCGCAGTCTGCGACGCTACACGGAGAAAGGCCTTCCGCTGGACGTGGCCCCGATCCGCTTCGGCTCATGGATGGGCGGTGACCGCGACGGCAACCCCCGGGTCACTGCACGGGTTACCCGGGAGGCCTGTCTGGTGGCTCGCTGGATGGCTGCCAGCCTGTATGAGCGGGAAGTCACCGCCCTGATCGGCGAACTGTCGCTGCAGTGTGCCGATGACGATCTGCGCGAACAGGTGGGAGACGCCTGGGAGCCCTACCGTGTGCTGCTGAAGCGGCTGCGGGCACGTTTACGCCTCACCATGCGCTGGGTCGAGGCCCAACTGGAGGGGCGTGACCCGCCGGAAGGCGAGATCCTCCTGGACGTGGACGCCCTGCGCAAACCGCTGATGGACTGTTACTACAGTCTGCACCGCAGCGGCGCGGGCGTGGTGGCGGATGGCCGTCTGCTGGACCTGCTGCGGCGTGTGTCCTGCTTCGGCCTTACCCTGATGCGGATCGACATACGCCAGGAGGCCGGCCGTCACACCGAAACCCTGAATGCCATCACCGAGTCGCTGGGCCTCGGTGCCTACCGCGACTGGAGCGAGGACGAGCGGCAGGCATTCCTGGTGCGTGAACTGGAAAGCCGGCGGCCACTGATGCCCCGGGACTTTCAGCCGGATGACGATGTGCAGGAGGTGCTGGACACCTTCAGTGTGATTGCCGAACAGGGCCCGGCCAGCCTGGGTGCCTACGTGATTTCCATGGCCTCGAAACCCTCGGACATCCTTGCCGTGGAACTGTTGCAGAAGGAGGCAGGCGTCCAGCATTACCTGCGCGTGGTGCCGCTATTCGAGACCCTGGCGGACCTGGAGGGCGCCGAGGGCAGCATGGAACGGCTGCTGCAGATCGACTGGTACAAGAACCGCATCCAGGGCCACCAGGAAGTGATGATCGGCTATTCCGACTCCGGCAAGGACGCCGGACACCTCACCGCGGCCTGGGCCTTGTACCAGACCCAGGAAAAGCTGGTGGCCTGCTGCCGCCGCAACGGCGTAAAGCTGACCCTGTTCCACGGCCGGGGCGGCGCCATCGGCCGGGGCGGTGGCCCGACCCACGCCGCCATACTCTCGCAGCCGCCCGGATCGGTGAACGGCAGCATTCGCGTCACCGAACAGGGCGAGGTCATCCAGGCGAAGTTCGGCCTGCCCGGCATTGCGCTTCGCAACCTGGAGCTCTATACAACCGCCGTGCTCGAGGCGACCTTGCAGCCGCCGCCAGATCCTCAGCAGGAATGGCGGCGCATCATGGATCAGCTCTCCGCCGAGGCGGTCAAGGCCTACCGGGGCATGGTCCGGGAAACGGAAGGCTTTGTTCCCTATTTCCGGGCGGCCACGCCAGAGCAGGAAATCGGCGGCCTGACCATCGGCTCGCGCCCGGCCAAACGCAAGGCCTCGGGCGGTGTCGAGAGCCTGCGTGCCATTCCGTGGATCTTCAGCTGGACCCAGACAAGGCTGCTGCTACCGGCCTGGCTGGGCGTTGGTGAAGCGCTCAGGATGGCACATGACACCGGACTCGAGGGCGAGCTCCGCACGATGTTCAAGGAGTGGCCGTTTTTCCGGGCCTTCATCGACATGGTGGAGATGGTCCTGGCCAAGGGTGACCCGGACGTGGCCCGGCTCTATGATCAACGACTGGTGCCGGCGGAGTTGCAGCCCCTGGGCACGAGCCTGCGCGACCGCTATCGCGAGACGCTGGCTGCCGTGCTCCGTGTCAGCGAACATGAGCGCCCGCTGGACGACTTCCCGGTGGTGAGGCGCTCGGTGGATGTGCGCAACCCCTACGTGGACCCACTCAACCGCTTGCAGGTGGAGTTGTTGCATCGCGTGCGTCACGGCCGGGAAGAGAACCTGCGCAAGGCGCTACAGGTCTGCATCAACGGCATCGCGGCCGGGATGCGCAACACGGGTTAA
- a CDS encoding alpha/beta fold hydrolase has translation MSAFQCSRPSMRIAFRQPSIATPSLCNSVLAACILLAACLSLLTGCAMRDYEAALLLADVASTDGDSRLQRRHGTPAREHVHYSIDGRNYEADIYRSDRDHRGNLLLVHGFTEDGRRDERLTAFAATLARSGFVVFVPEVEGLRDFSVSSREIEVLIDALRHSISDQGPAAGESTAIAAFSLAVGPTLLAASDPAVADSVSFLISVGGYYDLVDTLRYVTTGVDAGSGDARPPPPLRAGRWAVLLSQLHWLEDDDDRELVEQMARRRLDEPTAPLEDLRRQLGSQGRAVYDLVNNRDAEQVEALLDGLPPAMLEEFRQLDLANRDLSGLRADVVLIHGPDDPIIPLSHSLRLREALAGDRQVWLYQARGLGHVDVSPGLRDGVGLWRATRRVLLLGEEQTAEARQREMDHWKQP, from the coding sequence ATGTCTGCATTCCAGTGTAGCCGACCATCCATGCGCATTGCGTTTCGCCAGCCCAGCATCGCGACGCCGTCACTGTGCAACAGTGTATTGGCAGCATGCATCCTGCTGGCCGCCTGCCTGAGCCTGCTGACGGGATGCGCCATGCGCGACTACGAAGCCGCGCTGCTGCTTGCCGATGTCGCCTCCACCGACGGCGACAGCCGCCTGCAGCGGCGCCACGGAACGCCAGCACGCGAGCATGTGCACTACAGCATCGATGGCCGCAACTACGAGGCGGACATTTATCGGTCCGACCGGGACCACCGGGGCAACCTGCTGTTGGTGCACGGTTTCACCGAGGATGGGCGTCGCGATGAGCGATTGACGGCCTTCGCCGCCACCCTGGCCCGAAGCGGATTCGTCGTGTTCGTGCCAGAAGTCGAAGGGTTGCGGGACTTCTCCGTCAGTTCACGTGAAATCGAGGTGCTCATCGATGCCCTGCGCCACAGCATCAGCGACCAGGGCCCGGCGGCTGGAGAATCCACCGCCATCGCCGCTTTCAGCCTGGCGGTGGGGCCCACGCTGCTGGCCGCCTCCGATCCGGCGGTCGCTGACTCGGTGAGCTTCCTGATCTCCGTGGGGGGCTACTACGACCTGGTGGATACCCTTCGCTACGTCACCACGGGCGTCGATGCCGGCAGTGGTGACGCCCGACCACCACCGCCCTTGCGCGCCGGTCGCTGGGCCGTGCTGCTGAGCCAGCTGCATTGGCTGGAGGATGACGATGACCGCGAGTTGGTGGAGCAGATGGCGCGACGGCGCCTGGATGAACCCACAGCCCCGCTGGAGGATCTGCGCCGCCAGCTCGGCTCCCAGGGACGAGCCGTCTACGACCTGGTGAACAACCGGGACGCGGAACAGGTCGAAGCTCTACTGGACGGCCTGCCGCCGGCCATGCTTGAAGAGTTTCGCCAGCTTGATCTGGCCAACCGGGATCTTTCGGGGCTACGCGCCGATGTTGTGCTGATCCACGGACCCGACGACCCGATCATTCCGCTCAGTCACAGCCTGCGGCTGCGAGAGGCGTTGGCGGGAGACCGGCAAGTCTGGCTCTACCAGGCCCGGGGCCTCGGCCATGTGGACGTGTCTCCGGGGCTGCGTGATGGGGTCGGCCTGTGGCGTGCCACCAGGCGCGTCCTGCTGCTGGGTGAGGAACAGACGGCCGAAGCTCGGCAACGTGAAATGGATCACTGGAAACAGCCCTGA
- a CDS encoding DUF4124 domain-containing protein, which translates to MLRLTALLLVCLIVLMGPVQSAEAQLYRWVDDDGNVHYTDRLPPERARDGRRVYSPSGIAQEDIDAAPTEEQRQALIEERRRQEEQAAAERQAREEQAAFDRFLLRTYSSSDHILRVQESRLETLDRSRTLIETRLERDHGELEQLRGRAAEAERGGSAEDLDGLYARIQRVESRIRDRQRELDNMDDEEDRLMTEFGRHLDRYQELQAEMNRD; encoded by the coding sequence ATGCTACGGCTAACCGCACTTCTGCTTGTCTGTCTGATCGTGCTGATGGGCCCGGTGCAGTCCGCCGAGGCCCAGCTGTATCGTTGGGTCGATGATGACGGCAATGTGCATTACACCGATCGGTTGCCGCCGGAGCGGGCCCGGGACGGCAGGCGGGTGTATTCACCCAGCGGGATCGCCCAGGAAGACATCGATGCCGCGCCCACCGAGGAACAGCGCCAGGCCCTGATCGAGGAACGCCGCCGCCAGGAGGAGCAGGCCGCAGCGGAGAGACAGGCACGCGAGGAGCAGGCGGCGTTCGATCGCTTCCTGCTGAGAACCTATTCCAGCAGCGATCATATCCTGCGGGTGCAGGAATCCCGTCTCGAGACACTGGATCGCAGCCGAACCCTCATCGAGACGCGGCTGGAGCGTGATCACGGCGAACTGGAGCAGCTTCGGGGACGGGCGGCAGAGGCCGAGCGCGGCGGGTCTGCCGAGGACCTGGACGGCCTTTATGCCCGGATTCAGCGCGTGGAATCACGCATTCGCGATCGACAGCGGGAACTCGACAACATGGATGACGAGGAAGACCGCCTGATGACCGAGTTCGGCCGCCACCTGGATCGCTACCAGGAACTGCAGGCCGAGATGAACCGCGACTAG
- a CDS encoding alpha/beta hydrolase, with product MMDGSATTLALIARIALGLALVYLLLLTLLFVFQSRLIHLPGIPGRELTASPSDIGLDYEDVHIATADGLQLHAWYVPAVEERGVVLFFHGNAGNISHRLDSIALFNELGLSVLIPDYRGYGRSEGRPSEAGLYRDADAALAYLIDQRGVSPERLIVFGRSLGAAVAAHAASQETVAALVLESAFTSVADMAAELYPIFPVRALVRQHYPTLEHMQRSDAPLLIIHSPDDEIIPFRHGQTLYESGPEARRLLEIEGDHNTGFLRSRSRYLDGWQRFLEEYVH from the coding sequence ATGATGGATGGTTCCGCCACAACCTTAGCACTGATTGCCCGGATCGCCCTGGGCCTGGCACTGGTCTATCTGCTGCTGCTGACCTTGCTGTTCGTGTTCCAGTCCCGACTGATCCATCTGCCGGGTATCCCCGGACGAGAGCTGACGGCATCGCCGTCGGACATCGGGCTTGACTATGAGGATGTCCACATCGCCACTGCGGACGGGCTGCAACTGCATGCCTGGTATGTGCCGGCCGTCGAGGAGCGGGGGGTTGTGCTGTTCTTTCATGGCAACGCCGGCAATATATCCCATCGCCTGGATTCCATCGCCCTGTTCAACGAGTTGGGCCTCTCCGTGCTTATTCCAGACTATCGCGGTTACGGGCGTAGCGAAGGCCGGCCATCGGAGGCCGGGCTGTATCGCGACGCCGACGCGGCCCTCGCCTACTTGATCGACCAGCGCGGCGTGTCCCCGGAGCGGCTCATCGTATTCGGTCGCTCCCTGGGGGCAGCGGTTGCCGCACACGCCGCAAGCCAGGAGACGGTGGCCGCCCTGGTGCTGGAATCTGCCTTCACCTCGGTGGCCGACATGGCGGCGGAACTCTACCCGATCTTTCCGGTGCGAGCGCTGGTGCGCCAGCATTATCCGACGCTGGAACACATGCAGCGCAGCGATGCACCGTTGTTGATCATCCATTCGCCCGATGACGAAATCATTCCATTCCGGCACGGTCAGACTTTGTATGAGAGCGGTCCCGAGGCAAGGCGCCTGCTGGAAATCGAAGGTGACCACAACACCGGTTTTCTGCGCAGTCGCTCCCGCTATCTGGATGGCTGGCAGCGCTTTCTCGAAGAGTACGTGCACTAA